One genomic segment of Intestinimonas butyriciproducens includes these proteins:
- a CDS encoding ACT domain-containing protein, which yields MANPPKYFIVEANALPEIFRKVAEAKRLLETGEAETVHQATGMTGISRSAFYKYKDAVRPFNDMLHGRIVTFQTRLRDEPGVLSSVLNSFAVSGANILTINQGIPVSGCALVTIGAETSGLHIPVEELLSRTTALRGVLKCEILAG from the coding sequence ATGGCGAACCCGCCGAAATACTTTATTGTAGAGGCCAACGCACTGCCGGAAATATTCAGAAAGGTCGCGGAGGCCAAGCGATTGCTGGAGACCGGAGAGGCGGAGACGGTCCATCAGGCCACGGGCATGACCGGGATCAGCCGGAGCGCATTCTATAAATATAAGGATGCGGTGCGACCCTTCAACGATATGCTCCATGGCCGCATCGTGACCTTCCAGACCCGGCTGAGGGACGAGCCGGGCGTCCTCTCGTCAGTCCTCAATAGCTTTGCCGTCTCCGGCGCGAATATTCTCACCATCAATCAGGGCATTCCGGTGAGCGGCTGCGCGCTGGTAACCATCGGGGCTGAGACTTCGGGACTCCATATCCCGGTAGAGGAGCTGCTCTCTCGTACGACGGCGCTCAGAGGCGTCCTCAAATGTGAGATTCTGGCCGGGTAG